Proteins from a single region of Azospira inquinata:
- a CDS encoding glycine zipper 2TM domain-containing protein: MQAINRFICVALGCALMGAAGLAEAGCTKSTCGVVTEVESHTTQGEGTGLGAIAGGVVGGLVGNQIGNGTGNTIATIAGAAGGAYAGHQIEKKVRSKANYEVHIKLRNGTAKTFAYDNKPDFSSGDKVQIKNGQLVKLGN, from the coding sequence ATGCAAGCCATCAATCGTTTTATCTGCGTTGCCCTGGGCTGCGCCCTGATGGGGGCCGCGGGCTTGGCCGAGGCGGGTTGTACCAAATCCACCTGCGGCGTGGTCACCGAGGTGGAATCCCATACGACCCAGGGGGAGGGCACCGGGTTGGGTGCCATTGCCGGTGGGGTGGTGGGTGGCCTGGTAGGCAATCAGATCGGAAATGGCACGGGTAACACGATCGCCACCATTGCCGGGGCGGCCGGTGGTGCCTATGCGGGCCATCAAATCGAAAAGAAAGTGCGCAGCAAAGCCAATTACGAAGTGCATATAAAATTGCGCAATGGCACGGCCAAAACCTTTGCCTATGACAATAAACCGGATTTTTCTTCCGGGGATAAGGTGCAGATTAAAAACGGCCAATTGGTTAAGCTGGGTAATTAA
- the menA gene encoding 1,4-dihydroxy-2-naphthoate octaprenyltransferase, whose amino-acid sequence MGIRPKTLSISLAPVFLGSALAFWNQRAFVGWVLGLSLVAALFIQAATNLLNDAGDGESGTDTPDRLGPPRVVALGWASPAQVKAWAYALMLAAFVLGIALVRQGGWPIVGLGLASLVAGWAYTHGPYPISRSPLGELFVCLFFGLGAVAGTYYLQTLTLSPSALVLGTLQGALAAAVIVVNNTRDREEDQKAGRKTLAVLGGRLFCCREYGVLLLLPCLSAALWAFCVGVAWAAWGALACSLWGVVLVRRFFLARGGAEFNSLLAATAQFQLLFGALISLGIMADVIFK is encoded by the coding sequence ATGGGCATTCGCCCCAAAACCCTGAGCATTTCTCTGGCTCCGGTTTTTTTAGGGAGTGCCTTGGCGTTTTGGAATCAACGGGCTTTTGTTGGGTGGGTTTTGGGGCTTTCTTTGGTGGCGGCCCTGTTTATTCAAGCGGCCACCAATCTCCTCAATGACGCGGGAGACGGGGAATCGGGAACGGATACTCCGGACCGGCTGGGTCCCCCCCGGGTGGTGGCGTTGGGGTGGGCTTCTCCGGCCCAGGTCAAGGCCTGGGCCTACGCCCTGATGCTGGCGGCTTTTGTGTTAGGCATTGCCTTGGTGCGGCAGGGTGGCTGGCCTATCGTCGGGCTGGGGTTGGCTTCCCTGGTGGCGGGCTGGGCCTATACCCACGGTCCCTATCCCATTTCCCGCTCACCTCTGGGGGAACTGTTTGTCTGTCTTTTTTTCGGGTTGGGGGCCGTGGCTGGCACCTATTATCTGCAAACCCTGACCCTATCCCCCTCGGCCCTAGTTCTGGGGACTTTGCAGGGCGCCTTGGCCGCAGCTGTCATTGTGGTCAATAACACCCGGGATCGGGAAGAAGATCAAAAGGCCGGGAGGAAAACCCTGGCGGTCCTAGGGGGGCGGCTTTTTTGTTGTCGGGAATACGGGGTCTTGCTGTTGCTACCCTGTCTCTCGGCGGCCCTGTGGGCGTTTTGTGTTGGGGTAGCGTGGGCTGCCTGGGGTGCGTTGGCCTGCAGCCTCTGGGGAGTGGTTCTGGTCCGGCGTTTTTTCCTGGCTCGGGGTGGCGCTGAATTCAATTCCCTGTTGGCAGCAACGGCCCAATTCCAGCTCCTATTCGGTGCGCTGATTTCTCTGGGAATTATGGCTGACGTAATATTTAAATAG
- a CDS encoding aspartate kinase: MALIVQKYGGTSVGSTDRIKNVAKRVAKWKAQGHDLIVVPSAMSGETNRLIALAKDISATPSPRELDVIASTGEQVTIGLLAMALQEEGLQAKSYTGAQVKVLTDSSHTKARILQIDDERIRADLAQGYVVVVAGFQGVDGDGNITTLGRGGSDTSAVALAAALKADECQIYTDVDGVYTTDPRVVPEARKLDTITFEEMLEMASLGSKVLQIRSVEFAGKYKVKLRVLSSFQDEGEGTLITVEEDKNMEQAIISGIAFSRDEAKLTVLGVPDRPGIAYQILGPIADANIDVDMIIQNVGRDGTTDFSFTVNRNEHNRALAVLNSVQEHIGAREILGDAKICKVSAVGVGMRSHPGIASQMFRTLAEEGINIQMISTSEIKISVVIDEKYLELAVRVLHRTFGLDQAA, encoded by the coding sequence ATGGCGCTGATAGTTCAGAAATACGGCGGCACGTCGGTCGGCAGCACCGACCGCATCAAGAACGTGGCCAAACGGGTAGCCAAATGGAAAGCCCAGGGTCACGACCTGATCGTCGTCCCCTCCGCCATGTCGGGGGAAACCAATCGTCTTATCGCCCTGGCCAAGGATATTTCCGCCACGCCCAGCCCCCGGGAGCTGGACGTGATCGCCTCCACCGGCGAACAGGTGACCATCGGCCTGCTGGCCATGGCGCTCCAGGAAGAAGGTTTACAGGCCAAGAGCTACACCGGCGCCCAGGTCAAGGTTTTGACCGACAGTTCCCACACCAAGGCCCGCATTCTGCAAATCGACGACGAGCGTATCCGGGCGGATTTGGCCCAGGGTTACGTGGTCGTGGTAGCCGGTTTTCAAGGGGTGGATGGGGACGGCAATATCACCACCTTGGGCCGGGGAGGCTCCGATACCTCCGCCGTAGCCCTGGCCGCCGCCCTGAAGGCCGATGAATGCCAGATTTACACGGACGTGGACGGGGTTTACACCACCGACCCCCGGGTCGTGCCCGAAGCCCGCAAGCTAGACACCATCACCTTTGAAGAAATGCTGGAAATGGCCAGCCTGGGCTCCAAGGTGCTGCAAATCCGCTCGGTGGAATTCGCCGGCAAGTACAAAGTGAAATTACGGGTGTTATCCAGCTTTCAGGACGAAGGAGAAGGTACCTTGATTACCGTTGAGGAAGACAAGAACATGGAACAGGCCATCATTTCCGGCATCGCATTCAGCCGGGACGAGGCCAAACTGACGGTGCTGGGCGTTCCCGATCGTCCCGGCATCGCCTACCAGATTCTCGGCCCCATCGCCGACGCCAACATCGACGTAGACATGATCATCCAGAACGTGGGCCGGGACGGCACCACGGACTTCTCCTTTACCGTCAACCGGAACGAACACAATCGGGCTCTGGCGGTACTGAATTCCGTCCAGGAACACATCGGCGCCCGGGAAATCCTGGGAGATGCAAAGATTTGCAAGGTCTCCGCCGTGGGCGTGGGCATGCGTTCCCACCCCGGCATCGCCAGCCAGATGTTCCGCACCCTGGCGGAGGAAGGCATCAACATCCAGATGATCTCCACCTCTGAAATCAAGATTTCCGTGGTAATCGACGAGAAGTATCTGGAGCTGGCAGTACGGGTGCTGCATCGCACCTTCGGGCTGGACCAAGCCGCTTAA
- a CDS encoding helix-turn-helix domain-containing protein, producing MSNVKLVEKIDPREIRRKLGLNQQQFWSKIGVTQSGGSRYESGRNMPKPVRELLRLVHVEQVDIQHIKREDMEVIDYLKTSEPETFKALKKAARGKQKKAA from the coding sequence ATGAGCAACGTAAAACTGGTCGAAAAAATTGATCCCCGGGAAATCCGCCGCAAGCTGGGGCTGAACCAACAACAGTTCTGGTCCAAGATCGGCGTTACCCAGAGTGGCGGTTCCCGCTATGAAAGCGGCCGCAATATGCCCAAGCCCGTGCGGGAACTGCTCCGCTTGGTTCACGTGGAACAGGTGGATATCCAGCACATTAAGCGGGAAGACATGGAAGTCATCGACTACCTGAAGACTTCCGAACCGGAAACCTTCAAGGCTTTGAAGAAGGCGGCCCGCGGCAAGCAAAAGAAAGCGGCCTAA
- a CDS encoding radical SAM protein, which translates to MRDTPHALSTTDHSRDSAGLTYVYPVLSRRAGGVSVGINLNTNNACNWACVYCQVPDLTRGGPPPVDLERLEQELDGFFQEAVHGDYLQQAAPPEFRKLVDVAFSGNGEPTSAAEFTPALARVYGVMERFGLRESLPVRLITNGSLIHKAEVQEGLAWLGRHQGEVWFKVDQATEEGAARVNATRQNPRHTLDNLRCCAALAPTWVQTCAFAWDGQPTLSGTELEAYLALLVQVKDLIRGVLLYGIARPPQQTAQLSHLERLAPEQMESIAQAIKKLGIPVRMTP; encoded by the coding sequence ATGCGGGACACCCCCCACGCCCTGAGCACCACCGACCATAGCCGGGACAGCGCCGGTCTGACCTATGTTTACCCCGTTCTCTCCCGCCGGGCTGGGGGCGTGTCAGTGGGCATTAATCTGAACACCAATAACGCTTGCAACTGGGCTTGCGTCTATTGCCAGGTCCCCGATTTGACCCGGGGCGGCCCGCCCCCGGTGGACCTGGAGCGGCTGGAGCAGGAGCTGGACGGCTTTTTCCAGGAGGCCGTACATGGGGATTATCTCCAGCAAGCCGCCCCTCCCGAATTCCGGAAGCTGGTGGATGTGGCCTTTTCCGGGAACGGAGAACCCACCAGCGCGGCAGAATTCACCCCGGCCCTGGCTCGGGTCTATGGGGTGATGGAACGATTCGGGTTGCGTGAAAGCCTGCCCGTGCGCCTCATTACTAACGGTAGCCTAATCCACAAGGCAGAGGTACAGGAGGGCTTGGCCTGGCTGGGCCGGCACCAGGGCGAAGTCTGGTTCAAAGTGGATCAAGCTACGGAAGAAGGGGCCGCCCGGGTCAACGCCACCCGCCAGAATCCCCGCCATACCCTGGACAACCTGCGCTGCTGCGCCGCCCTGGCCCCCACCTGGGTACAAACCTGCGCCTTCGCCTGGGATGGCCAGCCCACTTTGTCAGGAACGGAATTGGAGGCCTATCTAGCCCTGCTGGTGCAGGTAAAGGATCTTATCCGGGGAGTGTTGCTTTACGGTATCGCCCGCCCCCCCCAACAGACAGCCCAACTTTCCCACCTAGAGCGTCTGGCCCCGGAACAAATGGAGAGCATTGCCCAGGCCATAAAAAAACTCGGAATTCCGGTGCGCATGACCCCGTAA
- the queD gene encoding 6-carboxytetrahydropterin synthase QueD, protein MLITRRLEFDAGHRIPDHRSQCRHLHGHRYVLEITLSGGVIRQEGDPANGMVMDFSEVKDIAQRHIVDAWDHAFLAYRGDTQVVAFLRTMPGHKTVELDCVPTAENLALQAFRILDQAYQDRYGNHLRLERVRLYETPNCWADAERESLGD, encoded by the coding sequence ATGCTTATCACCCGCCGTCTTGAATTCGATGCCGGTCACCGCATTCCCGATCACCGCAGCCAGTGTCGCCACCTGCACGGGCATCGCTATGTGCTGGAAATTACCCTGTCCGGCGGGGTGATCCGGCAGGAGGGAGATCCGGCCAATGGCATGGTGATGGACTTTTCCGAGGTCAAGGACATTGCCCAGCGCCATATTGTGGATGCCTGGGATCACGCCTTCCTTGCCTACCGGGGCGATACCCAGGTGGTGGCTTTTCTCCGTACCATGCCCGGGCACAAGACGGTGGAGCTGGATTGCGTGCCTACCGCTGAAAACTTGGCGCTCCAGGCCTTCCGTATCCTGGATCAGGCCTACCAGGACCGCTATGGCAATCACCTGCGTCTGGAGCGGGTGCGCCTCTATGAAACCCCCAATTGCTGGGCGGATGCGGAGCGGGAGTCCCTGGGGGACTAA
- a CDS encoding Lrp/AsnC family transcriptional regulator — translation MDLDKFDRKILEALQAEGRLSNLELADRIGLSPSPCLRRVRALEESGLIAGYRAVLDARKLGLSIMALLHISMDKHTPERFAHFEAAIAALPEVLECLLITGQDADYQLKVVIRDMDAYQELLLNRITRIEGVSGVHTSFVLRHVVDKTALPV, via the coding sequence ATGGACCTGGATAAATTCGACCGAAAAATATTGGAAGCTCTGCAGGCGGAAGGACGGCTGAGCAATCTGGAATTGGCAGACCGTATCGGTCTCTCCCCTTCCCCCTGCCTGCGCCGAGTCCGGGCTCTGGAGGAAAGCGGCTTAATCGCCGGCTACCGGGCGGTGCTGGACGCCCGGAAATTGGGCCTTTCCATCATGGCCCTGCTGCACATCTCCATGGACAAACACACACCGGAGCGCTTCGCCCACTTTGAAGCGGCCATCGCCGCCCTGCCCGAAGTGCTGGAATGCCTGCTCATCACCGGCCAGGATGCGGATTACCAGCTCAAGGTGGTGATTCGGGACATGGACGCCTACCAGGAGCTGCTCCTCAACCGCATTACCCGCATCGAAGGGGTAAGCGGGGTCCATACCAGTTTTGTGCTGCGCCACGTGGTGGATAAAACCGCCCTGCCGGTCTAG
- the leuA gene encoding 2-isopropylmalate synthase, whose product MLKTPQTKYHPEPPVQLTDRRWPDRVLTQAPRWMSTDLRDGNQALFEPMDGEHKLAMFRMLCQIGFKDIEVAFPAASQTDFDFVRTLIEGGHIPDDVTIEVLTQARPHLIARTIESLAGCRRAIIHIYNATSPAFRERVFGMDRDQVVAMAVTAVQQVRALCDAHPETEWTLEYSPETFTATELDFARDICDAVTAAWGATPSRKVILNLPATVEITTPNVYADRIEWMDRHLARRDSVILSVHPHNDRGCAVAAAELALLAGAERVEGCLFGHGERTGNVDLVTLAMNFYAQGIDPQLDFSDMDRVRRMVETCTQLPVHPRHPYAGDLVFTAFSGSHQDAIKKGMAARQGEDPWEVPYLPVDPADLGRSYDSIIRVNSQSGKGGIAYLLESHYGLVIPRRLQIEFSGIVQQYTDANGGEVTAEGLWRLFSQTYLDVPGAYRYIRHELFEHRGAQGIRLTVERDGQSQTLAGMGNGPIAAALDALGLPVHVLNYEERAMGQGAGAHAAAMVELAWEGRPGSLHGVGLDANIVTASIRAVLSGINRLMAAQAWQEQAVALSSGD is encoded by the coding sequence ATGTTGAAGACACCACAAACCAAATACCATCCGGAGCCGCCGGTCCAACTCACGGACCGCCGCTGGCCTGATCGGGTCCTTACCCAGGCCCCCCGCTGGATGAGTACGGATCTGCGGGACGGCAATCAGGCCTTGTTCGAGCCCATGGATGGTGAGCATAAGCTGGCCATGTTCCGCATGTTGTGCCAGATCGGGTTCAAGGACATCGAAGTGGCTTTTCCCGCCGCTTCCCAGACGGATTTTGATTTTGTCCGTACCCTGATCGAGGGGGGGCATATTCCGGACGACGTGACCATTGAAGTGTTGACCCAGGCCCGTCCCCATTTGATTGCCCGCACCATCGAATCCCTGGCCGGTTGTCGCCGGGCCATTATCCATATCTACAACGCCACTTCCCCGGCCTTCCGGGAGCGGGTGTTCGGCATGGACCGGGATCAGGTGGTGGCCATGGCGGTGACGGCGGTGCAGCAGGTGCGTGCCCTGTGCGACGCCCATCCGGAAACGGAATGGACTTTGGAATATAGCCCGGAGACCTTTACCGCCACCGAGCTGGATTTCGCCCGGGACATCTGCGATGCGGTGACCGCCGCCTGGGGGGCCACGCCCAGCCGCAAGGTGATCCTCAATCTTCCGGCCACGGTAGAAATCACCACCCCCAACGTTTATGCGGACCGGATTGAGTGGATGGATCGCCATTTGGCCCGGCGGGACAGCGTCATCCTCAGTGTGCATCCCCACAATGATCGGGGCTGCGCCGTGGCGGCTGCCGAGTTGGCCTTGTTGGCGGGGGCGGAGCGGGTTGAAGGGTGCCTCTTCGGCCACGGGGAGCGTACGGGCAATGTGGATTTGGTGACCTTGGCCATGAATTTCTATGCCCAGGGCATTGATCCCCAATTGGATTTTTCCGACATGGATCGGGTCCGTCGCATGGTGGAAACCTGCACCCAGTTGCCGGTGCATCCCCGCCATCCCTATGCGGGGGATTTGGTCTTTACCGCCTTTTCCGGATCTCACCAGGACGCCATTAAAAAAGGCATGGCCGCCCGGCAGGGGGAAGATCCCTGGGAAGTTCCCTATTTACCGGTGGATCCGGCGGATTTGGGGCGTAGCTACGACTCCATCATTCGGGTCAATAGCCAGTCCGGCAAAGGGGGGATCGCCTATCTGCTGGAGAGTCATTACGGCCTGGTAATTCCCCGGCGCCTGCAAATCGAGTTTAGCGGCATTGTGCAGCAATACACGGATGCCAATGGGGGCGAAGTGACGGCGGAGGGCCTGTGGCGCTTGTTTTCCCAGACCTATCTGGATGTCCCCGGGGCCTACCGCTACATCCGTCACGAACTTTTTGAGCATCGGGGGGCCCAGGGCATTCGTCTTACCGTGGAACGGGATGGTCAGTCCCAAACCCTGGCCGGCATGGGCAACGGTCCCATTGCCGCCGCCCTGGATGCCTTGGGGCTTCCGGTCCATGTGCTCAATTATGAAGAGCGGGCCATGGGGCAAGGGGCAGGGGCCCACGCTGCCGCTATGGTGGAATTGGCCTGGGAAGGCCGCCCCGGTAGCCTGCACGGGGTGGGGCTGGACGCCAACATTGTGACCGCCTCCATTCGGGCCGTGTTGTCTGGCATTAACCGGCTGATGGCGGCCCAAGCTTGGCAGGAACAGGCGGTCGCCTTAAGTTCGGGGGATTGA
- a CDS encoding response regulator — protein MSISVLIADDHALIRVGIRQLLVTTPDIRVSGEVSDGDEVFGAVEKNAPDLLVMDVSMPGCHGEQLVSALGRRFPALPILILSIYKEHPIVQGLFQSGIKGYVTKDAEPEVLIEAIRKVASGGHFIDPKLVDVVISGYANPSPMLHESLSAREREIFQLLVDGVSVSEVANVLNISIKTVSTHKARIQKKLQVASTVEMVHYAVRHHLGNGQY, from the coding sequence ATGAGCATATCGGTATTAATTGCTGACGATCATGCCCTGATCCGCGTCGGGATTCGGCAGCTTCTGGTGACAACGCCGGATATCCGGGTGAGCGGAGAAGTCTCTGATGGGGATGAAGTGTTTGGGGCGGTGGAAAAAAATGCTCCTGATTTATTGGTAATGGACGTTTCCATGCCCGGTTGCCATGGGGAACAACTGGTGTCGGCATTGGGGCGGCGTTTTCCCGCTCTACCCATCCTCATATTGTCCATCTATAAAGAACATCCTATTGTGCAGGGACTGTTTCAGTCAGGCATCAAAGGGTACGTGACCAAGGACGCGGAGCCCGAGGTGCTCATCGAAGCTATCCGCAAAGTGGCGTCTGGTGGCCATTTCATCGATCCTAAGCTGGTGGATGTGGTGATCTCCGGCTACGCCAACCCCAGTCCCATGCTCCACGAGAGCCTGTCCGCCCGGGAGCGGGAAATTTTTCAGTTACTGGTGGATGGGGTGTCGGTCAGCGAGGTAGCCAATGTGCTGAATATTTCCATCAAAACGGTGAGTACCCATAAGGCCAGAATCCAGAAAAAACTACAGGTAGCTTCTACCGTGGAAATGGTGCATTACGCCGTTCGCCATCATTTGGGTAATGGGCAATATTGA